From a region of the Haloferax volcanii DS2 genome:
- the lrp gene encoding HTH-type transcriptional regulator Lrp: MTYENLDSDLINALLEDGRRSLRSLAEELDVSVTTVSNHLRDLEDEGIIEGYTPRVDYDALGYDVTAVMHLKVEGSALAEVTELLADEPQMVSVYEVTGDYDVLAVGKFKNTDDMNRQIKALLSEAPIRESNTSVVLNAVSENEQFDLGDDDA, encoded by the coding sequence ATGACCTACGAGAACCTCGATTCCGACCTCATCAACGCACTCCTCGAAGACGGGCGACGCAGCCTTCGGAGCCTCGCCGAAGAGCTCGACGTGTCGGTGACGACCGTCTCGAATCACCTGCGAGACCTCGAAGACGAGGGCATCATCGAGGGCTACACGCCCCGCGTCGACTACGACGCGCTCGGCTACGACGTGACCGCGGTCATGCACCTCAAAGTCGAGGGCAGCGCCCTCGCGGAAGTCACCGAACTGCTCGCAGACGAACCGCAGATGGTCTCGGTGTACGAGGTCACCGGCGACTACGACGTGCTCGCGGTCGGGAAGTTCAAGAACACCGACGACATGAACCGCCAAATCAAGGCGCTGTTGAGCGAGGCACCGATTCGCGAGTCGAACACGAGCGTCGTCCTCAACGCGGTCTCCGAGAACGAGCAGTTCGACCTCGGGGACGACGACGCCTAA
- a CDS encoding ABC transporter permease, with protein sequence MSDAATGVRSLADRIAARMLDASVLERVVIALVATALALLIGAVIVAASGYDAVEFVSSLVYGAVGNVSNLAFMLRQSSMLILTGVAVAVAFRAGVFNIGVQGQFVVGGFAATLGILFAAPLLPNSPVSAIPLLALATLLALAAGGAYGALPGVMKAYAGANEVITTIMLNFIASGVVYFLLDAYLRPEGAAAPNTEQFPDYVGLPGLVFESPSFSILGLGVALLTVVVVYLVMDRTGFGYDLVTSGYQEPAAKYSGVDPKRMIVRTMTISGMIAGLAGALFAIMILGYYSDPNTFPTFGFDAIAVSLLAANNPLGVVPAGLLFGGLDAGGQYIGFTLDVPSELVDGVIGLIVLFVAAPELFRAAGQHTSLGGDRE encoded by the coding sequence GTGAGCGACGCTGCGACCGGCGTCCGGTCTCTCGCGGACCGCATCGCCGCCCGGATGCTCGACGCCTCGGTGCTCGAACGCGTCGTCATCGCGCTCGTCGCGACCGCGCTCGCGTTGCTCATCGGCGCGGTCATCGTCGCCGCCTCGGGGTACGACGCCGTCGAGTTCGTCTCGTCGCTCGTCTACGGCGCGGTCGGGAACGTCTCGAACCTCGCGTTCATGCTCCGGCAGTCGTCGATGCTGATTCTGACGGGCGTCGCGGTCGCGGTCGCGTTCCGCGCGGGCGTGTTCAACATCGGCGTGCAGGGCCAGTTCGTCGTCGGCGGCTTCGCGGCCACCCTCGGCATCCTGTTCGCCGCGCCGCTGCTCCCGAATTCGCCGGTCTCCGCGATTCCGCTGTTGGCGCTGGCCACGCTGTTGGCGCTGGCGGCTGGCGGCGCGTACGGGGCGCTCCCGGGCGTGATGAAGGCGTACGCCGGTGCGAACGAGGTCATCACGACCATCATGCTGAACTTCATCGCCTCGGGTGTCGTCTACTTCCTGCTCGACGCGTATCTCCGCCCGGAAGGGGCGGCCGCGCCGAACACCGAACAGTTCCCCGACTACGTCGGACTGCCCGGACTCGTCTTCGAGAGCCCGTCGTTTTCGATTCTCGGACTCGGCGTGGCGCTCCTGACGGTCGTCGTCGTCTATCTGGTGATGGACCGGACCGGTTTCGGATACGACCTCGTCACGAGCGGCTACCAAGAGCCGGCGGCCAAATACTCCGGCGTCGACCCCAAGCGGATGATCGTTCGGACGATGACCATCTCCGGGATGATTGCCGGCCTCGCCGGCGCACTGTTTGCGATTATGATTCTCGGCTATTACAGCGACCCCAACACGTTCCCCACGTTCGGCTTCGACGCCATCGCCGTGAGCCTCCTCGCGGCGAACAACCCGCTCGGCGTGGTTCCCGCCGGCCTGCTGTTCGGCGGCCTCGACGCCGGCGGCCAGTACATCGGCTTCACGCTCGACGTGCCGAGCGAACTCGTCGACGGCGTCATCGGCCTCATCGTCCTGTTCGTCGCCGCGCCGGAACTGTTCCGCGCGGCGGGGCAGCACACCTCGCTCGGAGGTGACCGCGAATGA
- a CDS encoding ABC transporter ATP-binding protein, protein MTDTTAPAVQLTDITKRFGDVVANDSVDLTLDRGSIHAVIGENGAGKTTLMNVLYGLYDPNEGTMAVDGEPRSFDSPRDAIAAGIGMIHQHFQLVDNMTVLQNIVLGHEPSTRGLVDEQAARRRITDICDTYGFSVDEHLDTPIEELGLGIQQHVEIVKSLYRGADTLILDEPTAVLTPQEVEGLFDVMEALTADGRSLIFITHKLDEAMHAADDITVLRDGSAVGTVDAAATSQNELARMMVGREVLFDVDSRGGTPGEVALTVDGVTVRDERGLEQVRDVSLSVREGEILGIAGVEGNGQQELIEAITGMRTPERGTVSLQGRDITELSRRRRIEDGVSYVPGDRLEEGLVQDYSLVRNALLSNQTMDAFSDGLFLDWQRIGDHADEIIEAYDVRPRNPEATAKSLSGGNQQKFIVGRELERDPSVLVAAHPTRGVDIGSIEFIHQRFQDMRAEGVAILLVSSKLDEVQKLSDRTAVMYEGSVVDTVDPDDVTEEELGLLMAGRARDGTERAARGAEGDA, encoded by the coding sequence ATGACAGACACGACCGCACCAGCAGTTCAGCTCACGGACATCACGAAACGCTTCGGCGACGTCGTCGCCAACGACAGCGTCGACCTCACCCTCGACCGCGGGTCGATTCACGCCGTCATCGGTGAGAACGGCGCGGGTAAGACGACGCTGATGAACGTCCTGTACGGCCTGTACGACCCGAACGAGGGGACCATGGCCGTCGACGGCGAACCCCGTTCGTTCGACTCCCCCAGGGACGCCATCGCGGCGGGCATCGGGATGATTCACCAGCACTTCCAGCTCGTCGACAACATGACCGTCCTCCAGAACATCGTGCTCGGTCACGAGCCCTCGACGCGGGGCCTCGTCGACGAGCAGGCGGCCCGTCGTCGCATCACCGACATCTGCGACACCTACGGCTTCTCCGTCGACGAGCACCTCGACACGCCAATCGAAGAGCTCGGACTCGGCATCCAACAGCACGTCGAAATCGTCAAGAGCCTCTATCGAGGTGCCGACACGCTCATCCTCGACGAGCCGACGGCCGTGTTGACGCCCCAAGAAGTCGAGGGGCTGTTCGACGTGATGGAGGCGCTCACCGCCGACGGGCGGTCGCTCATCTTCATCACCCACAAGCTGGACGAAGCGATGCACGCCGCCGACGACATCACCGTCCTCAGAGACGGGAGCGCAGTCGGGACGGTCGACGCGGCGGCGACCTCGCAGAACGAACTCGCCCGCATGATGGTCGGCCGAGAGGTGCTGTTCGACGTCGACTCGCGGGGCGGAACCCCCGGCGAGGTCGCGCTCACCGTCGACGGCGTGACCGTGCGCGACGAGCGCGGGCTCGAACAGGTCCGCGACGTGAGCCTCTCGGTTCGGGAAGGAGAGATTCTCGGCATCGCCGGCGTCGAGGGCAACGGCCAACAGGAGCTCATCGAGGCCATCACCGGGATGCGAACCCCGGAGCGGGGCACGGTCTCGCTCCAAGGGCGCGACATCACCGAGCTGTCCCGTCGTCGCCGCATCGAAGACGGCGTCTCGTACGTCCCCGGCGACCGGCTCGAAGAAGGCCTCGTCCAGGACTACTCGCTCGTCAGGAACGCGCTTTTGAGCAATCAGACGATGGACGCCTTTTCGGACGGGCTCTTCCTCGACTGGCAGCGAATCGGTGACCACGCCGACGAGATAATCGAAGCGTACGACGTGCGCCCGCGGAACCCCGAGGCGACCGCGAAATCGCTCTCGGGCGGCAACCAACAGAAGTTCATCGTCGGCCGCGAACTCGAACGCGACCCGTCGGTGCTCGTCGCGGCCCATCCGACCCGCGGCGTCGACATCGGCTCTATCGAGTTCATCCACCAGCGGTTCCAGGACATGCGGGCGGAGGGCGTCGCCATCCTCCTCGTCTCGTCGAAGCTCGACGAGGTTCAGAAGCTCTCTGACCGCACGGCAGTCATGTACGAGGGGTCGGTCGTCGACACCGTCGACCCCGACGACGTGACCGAAGAGGAACTCGGCCTGCTGATGGCAGGCCGGGCTCGGGACGGCACCGAACGCGCGGCGCGCGGCGCGGAGGGTGACGCGTGA
- a CDS encoding BMP family lipoprotein, with protein sequence MAARDTGNGDAADETTRETRRGIERRDVLKSGISLAAIAGVAGCLGGGSDDETTTTTAADDGGGDPETTGETTESGGSEGETTNVAIVSSPAGFGDQAFNDLALQGLQTAAEEYDIEIQQVEETNQSNYQTVQSRLAESTNPDYDLVVLVSYNHTQALQTNAEAYPDQNWMLINDSIDQPNVAGYTWANHQMSFQAGVLAGTMTTRELPYEGNSLDPDSSTVGFVGGVDGSLINAFERSYRAGVEWVDENLDVTVGYIGNYTDTQTANNIATSQYDAGADIVYHAAAAAGQGVFQAAQDANRFAIGVDADQSVTLPEYQDVIMGSAVKYINEGTYEVAEATVQDNWSAVQGSNILGLEEEAVRVVLGQAVGDELPDVVTENLEAAREAIINGDVTVPCSASGC encoded by the coding sequence ATGGCAGCAAGGGACACTGGAAACGGAGATGCGGCAGACGAGACGACTCGGGAGACACGACGCGGCATCGAGCGGCGCGACGTTCTCAAATCGGGAATCAGCCTCGCGGCGATAGCTGGGGTCGCGGGCTGTCTCGGGGGCGGGTCGGACGACGAGACCACCACGACGACCGCCGCGGACGACGGCGGCGGCGACCCGGAGACCACCGGCGAGACGACCGAAAGCGGCGGGTCGGAGGGTGAGACGACGAACGTCGCAATCGTCTCCAGTCCGGCCGGCTTCGGTGACCAAGCGTTCAACGACCTCGCGCTGCAAGGGCTTCAGACGGCGGCCGAGGAGTACGACATCGAGATTCAGCAGGTCGAGGAGACGAACCAGTCGAACTACCAGACGGTTCAGTCTCGACTCGCCGAGAGCACGAACCCCGACTACGACCTCGTCGTACTGGTCAGCTACAACCACACGCAGGCGCTCCAGACGAACGCCGAGGCGTACCCGGACCAGAACTGGATGTTGATTAACGACTCCATCGACCAGCCGAACGTCGCGGGGTACACGTGGGCGAACCACCAGATGTCGTTCCAGGCGGGCGTGCTGGCGGGGACGATGACGACCCGCGAACTCCCCTACGAGGGGAACTCGCTCGACCCGGACTCGTCGACCGTCGGGTTCGTCGGCGGCGTCGACGGCTCGCTCATCAACGCCTTCGAGCGCTCCTACCGGGCGGGCGTCGAGTGGGTCGACGAGAACCTCGACGTCACCGTCGGCTACATCGGGAACTACACGGACACGCAGACCGCCAACAACATCGCCACCTCGCAGTACGACGCCGGCGCGGACATCGTCTACCACGCGGCGGCGGCGGCGGGACAGGGCGTCTTCCAGGCGGCGCAGGACGCAAATCGCTTCGCCATCGGCGTCGACGCGGACCAGTCCGTCACGCTCCCCGAGTACCAAGACGTCATCATGGGCTCTGCGGTGAAGTACATCAACGAGGGGACCTACGAGGTCGCGGAGGCCACCGTGCAGGACAACTGGTCGGCGGTGCAGGGCTCGAACATCCTCGGTCTCGAAGAGGAGGCCGTCCGCGTCGTCTTAGGGCAGGCGGTCGGCGACGAGCTTCCGGACGTGGTCACGGAGAACCTCGAAGCGGCGAGAGAGGCCATCATCAACGGCGACGTCACCGTGCCGTGTAGCGCCAGCGGCTGCTAG
- a CDS encoding TrmB family transcriptional regulator → MTVDEPTVRERLKTFGFSDKEADTYIALLGQGEAKASELAQHAGVSKRYVYNVLGSFEDRGLVEVNDHETPTTIRAVDPAVVIRRLSDQLSSLETQLESIHNPDPGEDRRYEVIKSKSTVKKRIASLVRQAENEVNVSVPASLLPDLAPELEAAVDRRVLTLVLANGHGDEAVSESTLKGLGSVVRYWADGGPMLVCVDRRHGLFSPPEFVMGRGSDHQAISFTEDRLSPALVGSFLGNYWPLAEEIHLHEPDELPATYDRFRHAIFAATRYLKRGYTLVAEIELRPADSNEAFETRFGTITDVTQGLVKPTTNSIPIENAFLIDDGTEQLSVGGPGAIVEPYEARRVTLDVVESSGQSVPELIARSDALNR, encoded by the coding sequence GTGACTGTCGACGAACCAACCGTCCGCGAACGACTGAAAACGTTCGGCTTCTCCGACAAAGAGGCCGACACCTACATCGCGCTCTTGGGACAGGGCGAGGCCAAGGCGAGCGAACTCGCCCAGCACGCCGGCGTGTCCAAGCGCTACGTCTACAACGTCCTCGGGAGCTTCGAGGACCGCGGGCTCGTCGAGGTCAACGACCACGAGACGCCGACGACGATTCGCGCCGTCGACCCCGCGGTCGTCATCAGACGGCTCTCCGACCAGTTGTCCTCGCTCGAAACGCAGCTCGAATCCATCCACAACCCCGACCCCGGCGAGGACAGACGCTACGAGGTCATCAAGTCAAAATCCACCGTGAAAAAGCGCATCGCGTCGCTGGTTCGACAGGCCGAAAACGAGGTCAACGTGTCGGTGCCGGCGTCGCTGCTGCCGGACCTCGCACCCGAATTGGAGGCCGCCGTCGACCGGAGGGTGCTCACGCTCGTCCTCGCCAACGGCCACGGCGACGAGGCCGTCTCGGAGTCGACGCTGAAGGGACTCGGCAGCGTCGTCCGCTACTGGGCCGACGGCGGCCCGATGCTCGTCTGCGTCGACCGGCGACACGGGCTGTTCTCCCCGCCGGAGTTCGTCATGGGGCGGGGGTCGGACCACCAGGCGATTAGCTTCACCGAAGACCGCCTCTCCCCCGCGCTCGTGGGGTCGTTTCTCGGAAACTACTGGCCGCTCGCCGAGGAGATTCACCTCCACGAACCGGACGAGCTTCCGGCGACGTACGACCGCTTCCGACACGCGATTTTCGCGGCGACCCGCTATCTGAAACGCGGCTACACGCTCGTCGCGGAAATCGAACTCAGACCGGCGGACTCGAACGAGGCGTTCGAAACCCGGTTCGGGACGATTACCGACGTCACCCAGGGGCTCGTGAAACCGACGACGAACTCGATTCCCATCGAGAACGCGTTCCTCATCGACGACGGCACCGAACAGCTGAGCGTCGGCGGCCCCGGTGCGATCGTCGAACCCTACGAGGCCAGACGCGTGACGCTCGACGTCGTCGAATCGTCCGGCCAGTCGGTCCCGGAACTCATCGCTCGCTCGGACGCGCTCAACCGATGA
- a CDS encoding SHOCT domain-containing protein, with protein MSEMATVVLQWGGHGPMGPHGGHGVAAGGATATGGMGLWWLAAGVLLLLALAGVSLVYVSRVRAASTETTPPKEADSAMQDLRTQYARGEIDDEEFANRAATLNLEWG; from the coding sequence ATGAGCGAAATGGCGACCGTCGTACTCCAGTGGGGTGGACACGGGCCGATGGGTCCCCACGGCGGCCACGGGGTCGCTGCGGGGGGCGCGACAGCCACCGGCGGCATGGGGCTGTGGTGGCTCGCGGCCGGAGTCCTCCTGCTTCTCGCACTCGCAGGAGTGAGCCTCGTGTACGTCAGTCGCGTCCGGGCGGCGAGTACCGAGACGACGCCACCGAAGGAAGCCGACAGCGCCATGCAGGACCTCCGGACGCAGTACGCGCGCGGCGAAATCGACGACGAGGAGTTCGCAAACCGGGCGGCCACGTTGAACCTGGAGTGGGGATAG
- a CDS encoding NAD-dependent epimerase/dehydratase family protein translates to MDGKRVLVTGGAGFIGSNLANHLAEDNDVIAIDDLYLGTPENLDDAVEFHDTTVLDDDLPTEGVDVVFHLAALSSYKMHEENPTKGARVNIEGFVNTVEQARKDGCDTVVYATTSSIYGSRTEPSPEDMPVESRTGYEASKLGRERYAEYFHHHYDMQLAGMRFFSVYQGFGGAEEHKGEFANTVAQFTDKIANGESPELFGDGTQTRDFTHVDDIVRGLELAADERLQGIYNLGTGESYSFNEMVEMINEVLGTDVGPVYVENPFEVYVHDTKADYSKIHDATGWEPQVSFEAGVERVCQPYLDG, encoded by the coding sequence ATGGACGGCAAACGAGTCCTCGTTACTGGCGGTGCCGGATTCATCGGCTCGAATCTCGCGAACCATCTCGCCGAAGACAACGACGTGATTGCGATTGACGACCTCTATCTCGGAACGCCCGAGAATCTGGATGACGCCGTGGAGTTCCACGACACGACGGTCCTCGACGACGACCTCCCGACCGAGGGCGTCGACGTGGTATTCCACCTGGCGGCGCTGTCGTCGTACAAGATGCACGAGGAGAACCCGACGAAGGGTGCCCGCGTCAACATCGAAGGCTTCGTCAACACGGTCGAACAGGCTCGCAAGGACGGCTGCGATACCGTGGTGTACGCGACGACATCGTCGATTTACGGGTCGCGAACCGAGCCCTCGCCCGAGGATATGCCCGTCGAGTCCCGGACGGGCTACGAGGCGTCGAAACTGGGCCGCGAGCGCTACGCGGAGTACTTCCACCACCACTACGATATGCAGTTGGCCGGGATGCGCTTTTTCTCGGTGTACCAGGGCTTCGGCGGCGCGGAAGAACACAAAGGGGAGTTCGCGAATACGGTCGCGCAGTTCACCGACAAAATCGCGAACGGCGAGTCGCCGGAGCTGTTCGGCGACGGCACTCAGACCCGCGATTTCACCCACGTCGACGATATCGTCCGCGGGCTGGAGCTCGCGGCTGACGAGCGGTTGCAGGGTATCTACAACTTGGGGACCGGCGAGAGCTACTCGTTCAACGAGATGGTCGAGATGATAAACGAGGTGCTCGGGACGGACGTCGGCCCCGTGTACGTCGAAAACCCCTTCGAGGTGTACGTCCACGACACGAAAGCCGACTACTCGAAGATACACGACGCGACCGGGTGGGAGCCCCAGGTGTCGTTCGAAGCGGGTGTCGAACGAGTCTGTCAGCCGTATCTCGACGGCTAA
- a CDS encoding ABC transporter substrate-binding protein, with the protein MVNKYKRLTRRDYVKYGAAAATAALAGCGGQSASDPPTTEANTTATPTDDERYAATLSPAGRVEFTEPPENVFTVLLHHADMAVALGQGESLNGMYNPEGFGQLYDLLFERLPGVSVDWSGLVDTWNPDKEELYELDSDIHLEDPALMATMKAWEPDDVAEIRTEVAPWFGNSLSRNHSEPPARWADQYRYHTLWEIFERVAAVFQARARYEALAEIHGDLISTITAGLEETEARPSTARFLWRGGIWVYPLNGPGTVRAHTRVFDAEDALADVPSGTQIDMEALVEADPDVVLVDGGLGPDWTTTKQELYDEPTAQGLSAVANDRVFPIGVRYGGPLMNLFQLEMIAKQLYPEQFGAWPTYEGGPYPDVPEAERLFDRQRVADIINGDLQP; encoded by the coding sequence ATGGTGAACAAGTACAAACGACTCACGCGACGGGATTACGTGAAGTACGGGGCTGCGGCAGCGACGGCCGCACTCGCCGGCTGTGGCGGACAGTCGGCGTCCGACCCACCGACAACCGAAGCGAACACGACGGCGACACCAACGGACGACGAGCGTTACGCAGCCACCCTCTCGCCGGCCGGTCGTGTGGAGTTCACCGAGCCCCCGGAGAACGTGTTTACCGTCCTGCTTCACCACGCAGATATGGCGGTCGCACTCGGGCAGGGCGAGTCGCTCAACGGGATGTACAACCCGGAGGGGTTCGGGCAGTTGTACGACCTGCTATTCGAGCGACTCCCCGGCGTCTCGGTCGATTGGTCCGGGCTGGTGGATACCTGGAATCCCGACAAGGAGGAGCTCTACGAACTCGACAGCGATATCCATCTCGAAGACCCGGCGTTGATGGCGACGATGAAGGCGTGGGAGCCCGACGACGTTGCGGAGATTCGGACGGAAGTCGCCCCGTGGTTCGGGAACTCGCTGAGCCGAAACCACAGCGAGCCGCCGGCGAGGTGGGCGGACCAGTACCGGTATCACACGCTCTGGGAGATCTTCGAGCGGGTAGCGGCGGTGTTCCAGGCTCGAGCGCGGTACGAGGCGCTGGCGGAAATCCACGGAGACCTCATATCGACGATTACGGCCGGCCTCGAAGAGACGGAGGCGCGGCCGTCGACGGCGCGGTTCCTGTGGCGAGGCGGCATCTGGGTGTACCCACTCAACGGCCCCGGGACGGTCCGGGCCCACACGCGCGTGTTCGACGCCGAAGACGCACTCGCCGACGTGCCGAGCGGGACGCAAATCGACATGGAAGCGCTCGTCGAAGCCGACCCGGACGTCGTCCTCGTCGACGGTGGCCTCGGCCCGGACTGGACGACGACCAAACAGGAACTGTACGACGAGCCGACTGCGCAGGGCCTCTCGGCGGTCGCAAACGACCGCGTCTTCCCGATTGGAGTTCGCTACGGCGGCCCCCTCATGAACCTGTTCCAGTTGGAGATGATCGCCAAGCAGTTGTATCCCGAGCAGTTCGGCGCGTGGCCGACCTACGAAGGCGGCCCGTATCCCGACGTTCCGGAAGCCGAGCGACTGTTCGACCGACAGCGCGTGGCTGACATCATCAACGGGGACTTGCAACCGTAG
- a CDS encoding ABC transporter permease, producing MSTARALLDDQRTLVGALVALVAVIALLLFVDLPGSDLVTVGALERALQAATPIALAAIGGLYAEKSGVFNIGLEGFMIFGALVGAAVAWLLAGDGSITQAHLWVAFVAVAVVSGVLATLFAVLLIRYEANQIVAGLAVWFIGLGFGPFAATVLWGGVSSPSLPNIDTIAVPVLAEIPVLGRLFFDASPLVLLTIVVAVAAWAVLFRTRYGYWVQAAGENPEALDTAGIDVNRVRYATVVFSGVMAGLGGAVLSIGIGSGFTGTGVTMVDGRGWIAIVAYLFGNYNPLGTYGASLLFGAMDMLQIQLQTIGISLPGSITGLFPYVAVLVVLVGVGYTRVPSAVGESYDTEE from the coding sequence ATGAGCACCGCTCGCGCGCTTCTCGACGACCAGCGGACGCTCGTTGGCGCGCTCGTCGCGCTCGTCGCCGTCATCGCGCTTCTGCTTTTCGTCGACCTTCCGGGGTCTGACCTCGTGACGGTCGGCGCGCTCGAACGCGCCTTGCAGGCGGCGACGCCCATCGCGCTCGCGGCCATCGGCGGCCTGTACGCCGAGAAAAGCGGCGTGTTCAACATCGGGCTGGAGGGGTTCATGATATTCGGCGCGCTCGTCGGTGCCGCGGTCGCGTGGCTCCTCGCCGGCGACGGGAGTATCACGCAGGCACACCTCTGGGTGGCCTTCGTCGCGGTCGCGGTCGTCTCCGGCGTGCTGGCGACGCTGTTTGCCGTCCTGTTGATTCGGTACGAGGCCAACCAAATCGTCGCCGGCCTCGCCGTCTGGTTCATCGGCCTCGGCTTCGGGCCGTTCGCCGCCACCGTGCTGTGGGGCGGCGTCTCCAGCCCGTCGCTCCCGAACATCGATACGATTGCCGTGCCCGTCCTCGCAGAGATTCCGGTCCTCGGACGACTGTTCTTCGACGCCTCGCCGCTGGTCTTGCTGACCATCGTGGTCGCCGTCGCGGCGTGGGCCGTCCTGTTCCGGACGCGCTACGGCTACTGGGTCCAGGCGGCCGGCGAGAACCCGGAGGCGCTCGACACCGCCGGCATCGACGTCAACCGCGTCCGCTACGCGACCGTCGTCTTCTCGGGCGTCATGGCCGGCTTGGGCGGCGCGGTCCTGTCAATCGGCATCGGCAGCGGCTTCACCGGCACCGGCGTGACGATGGTCGACGGCCGCGGTTGGATTGCCATCGTCGCGTACCTCTTCGGCAACTACAACCCCCTCGGGACGTACGGCGCGTCGCTCCTGTTCGGGGCGATGGACATGCTCCAGATTCAACTGCAAACCATCGGCATCTCGCTGCCGGGGAGCATCACCGGGTTGTTCCCCTACGTCGCCGTGCTCGTGGTCCTCGTCGGCGTCGGCTACACGCGCGTGCCGTCGGCGGTCGGTGAGTCCTACGACACCGAAGAGTAA
- a CDS encoding orc1/cdc6 family replication initiation protein gives MGSFEFSQSNQIFKNRDVLREDYTPEELVGRDEELSEYHSALQPVINNELPSNIFLYGKSGVGKTAATRFLLDRLQDAARSIHDLDLHAVRINCDGLNTSYQVAVTIINRLRSPEDQIPMTGYPQSKVYQFLWEELDQYGTILIILDEVDHVNDDSLLYQIPRARDNGYVTSAKIGLIGISNDLSYREGLSAKVQSSLCEKEVYFPPYDAGELRKVLEQRTQVAFRDDALSEDVIPLCAAYGAKDSGDARQAINLLLEAGDIARNENAPQVTKPHVDQAKRKLESDQITTGVSKLTEHARLTLYALTTFAADGETPVTSPTIRERYLALCSSSGIDPLSHRQMQSHLSELKMMGVITGKERNLGRRGGKKVLYGLNYDLGLITETLADTIDEIGVHRSIQSFAKNCSEQ, from the coding sequence ATGGGATCCTTCGAGTTCTCACAATCAAATCAGATCTTCAAAAATCGGGATGTGCTACGTGAGGATTATACCCCCGAAGAACTCGTTGGCCGGGATGAAGAACTGAGTGAGTATCACTCCGCTCTCCAGCCGGTAATCAACAACGAACTCCCGTCGAACATCTTTCTGTACGGCAAGTCCGGTGTCGGGAAAACAGCCGCAACACGATTCTTACTGGATCGGCTCCAAGACGCCGCTCGATCGATTCACGACCTCGACTTGCACGCGGTACGGATCAACTGTGACGGACTCAACACGAGCTATCAAGTCGCCGTAACGATCATTAACCGTCTGCGTAGTCCGGAAGATCAGATTCCCATGACCGGCTATCCACAGTCGAAGGTGTACCAGTTCCTGTGGGAAGAACTCGATCAGTACGGGACCATACTCATCATCCTCGACGAGGTCGACCACGTCAACGACGACTCACTTCTGTATCAGATTCCGCGCGCACGAGACAACGGTTACGTCACGTCAGCGAAGATCGGGCTGATCGGTATTTCGAACGATCTGTCGTACCGAGAAGGGCTTTCGGCAAAGGTCCAATCGAGTCTGTGCGAAAAAGAGGTCTATTTCCCACCGTACGATGCGGGAGAACTCCGTAAAGTGCTCGAACAACGAACCCAAGTCGCCTTCCGTGATGACGCTCTCTCGGAGGACGTCATCCCGCTTTGTGCCGCCTATGGTGCGAAGGATTCGGGTGACGCTCGACAGGCGATTAATCTCCTGTTGGAGGCGGGGGATATCGCACGGAACGAGAACGCACCACAGGTAACGAAACCGCACGTCGACCAAGCCAAACGAAAGCTCGAATCCGACCAAATCACGACTGGGGTGTCGAAGCTCACAGAGCACGCCCGACTGACGCTGTACGCACTTACGACGTTCGCCGCAGACGGTGAGACTCCAGTCACTTCACCGACAATCCGCGAACGCTACCTCGCACTCTGCAGTTCGAGTGGCATCGACCCGCTTTCACATCGGCAGATGCAAAGTCATCTCTCCGAGCTGAAGATGATGGGTGTCATTACGGGCAAAGAGCGGAATCTGGGTCGTCGCGGCGGAAAGAAGGTGCTGTACGGACTCAACTACGACCTCGGGTTAATTACGGAAACCCTCGCCGACACGATCGATGAAATCGGCGTCCACCGCTCGATTCAATCGTTCGCCAAGAACTGCTCGGAGCAGTAA